Proteins co-encoded in one Streptococcus parauberis NCFD 2020 genomic window:
- a CDS encoding VirD4-like conjugal transfer protein, CD1115 family, whose protein sequence is MVTEQKKRKFLPYLLFGLIAFYVTHWLFKLYSIAPKSIEVTMFDSQSFNWMYDHWSSKALVDLQFTTASLYGGAVAFLIIMLFYLRVHDKGKYRYGEEYGSARYATVKELATFRDKEPENDMIFSQNARMGLFNKRLPFNKQLNKNTLTVGLPGDGKTFTFVKPNLMQMNSSFVITDPKGLLVRETGKMLEDNGYKIKVFDLVNLSNSNQFNVFHYMHSELDIDRVAEAIIAGTKRSDNSGEDFWNQAEMLLMRSLIGYLYFDGKVLGKYEPNIAQVADLLRNIKREDEDTPSPVEIMFSELEEELEGNYACRQWELFNSNFEDKTMTSVLSVASSRFAVFDHDAVRNLIARDSMEMEKWQTEKTAVFIAIPETDKSYNFIATTMFTMMFRQLPQTADEIIQGKHKTCDPGSLLHIRLILDEFANFGRFPNFTETLSSVRSREISIDIIIQAISQLKALYKDEWETIFNNCATLLYLGTNDKETMSYFSMRSGKQTINIKNHSQTRGTQGSSSLSIQTAQRDLLTPDEIARIGVDEALVFISKQNVFSDKKTNVLQHPRAKELSNSPDDGKWYRYIRSMSNMDDWDANVNHERLIHTTASKVIETSLPVK, encoded by the coding sequence ATGGTTACTGAACAAAAGAAAAGAAAATTTTTACCATATTTATTATTTGGATTGATAGCCTTCTATGTTACTCATTGGTTGTTTAAACTTTATTCTATTGCACCAAAAAGTATTGAAGTTACAATGTTTGATAGTCAATCTTTTAATTGGATGTACGATCATTGGTCAAGTAAAGCATTAGTTGACTTGCAATTTACGACAGCTAGTTTATATGGAGGTGCTGTTGCATTTCTAATTATTATGTTGTTTTATCTTCGTGTTCATGATAAAGGAAAATATCGTTATGGTGAAGAATATGGTTCTGCTAGGTATGCAACTGTAAAGGAGTTAGCAACATTTAGAGATAAAGAACCTGAAAATGATATGATTTTTAGTCAAAATGCAAGAATGGGGCTATTCAATAAACGGTTACCCTTTAATAAACAACTGAATAAGAATACCCTAACAGTCGGTCTTCCTGGTGACGGTAAAACATTTACCTTTGTAAAACCTAATTTAATGCAAATGAATAGCTCGTTTGTTATCACAGATCCTAAAGGGTTACTAGTTCGTGAAACTGGTAAGATGCTTGAAGATAATGGCTATAAAATAAAAGTATTCGACCTGGTAAATCTTTCTAATTCAAATCAATTTAATGTTTTTCATTATATGCACAGTGAATTGGATATTGATAGAGTTGCTGAAGCAATCATAGCTGGTACTAAGCGCTCAGATAATAGTGGTGAGGATTTTTGGAATCAAGCAGAGATGCTACTAATGAGATCTTTAATTGGCTATCTTTATTTTGATGGGAAGGTACTTGGCAAATATGAACCAAATATAGCTCAAGTTGCTGATTTATTACGTAATATTAAGCGTGAAGATGAAGATACTCCTAGCCCTGTTGAAATCATGTTTTCTGAACTTGAAGAAGAACTTGAAGGAAACTATGCTTGTAGACAATGGGAACTATTTAATTCAAATTTTGAAGATAAAACTATGACTTCTGTTTTATCCGTGGCTTCTTCACGCTTTGCAGTATTTGATCATGATGCGGTTAGAAATTTAATTGCAAGAGACTCTATGGAAATGGAGAAGTGGCAAACAGAAAAAACTGCGGTATTTATTGCTATTCCTGAAACAGATAAGTCATATAATTTTATTGCAACAACTATGTTTACTATGATGTTTCGACAATTACCTCAAACTGCTGATGAAATTATCCAAGGAAAGCATAAAACATGCGATCCTGGAAGTCTTCTTCATATCAGACTAATTCTTGATGAATTTGCTAACTTTGGACGTTTTCCAAACTTTACAGAAACACTCTCTTCAGTTAGATCACGTGAAATTTCAATTGATATTATTATTCAAGCAATTAGTCAACTAAAAGCTCTCTATAAAGATGAATGGGAGACTATCTTTAATAACTGCGCAACATTGTTGTATTTAGGTACTAATGATAAAGAAACCATGAGCTATTTCTCAATGAGGAGTGGTAAACAAACTATCAATATAAAAAATCATTCTCAAACGAGAGGAACACAGGGATCAAGTAGTCTATCTATACAGACAGCTCAACGTGACCTCTTAACACCTGATGAGATTGCACGTATCGGTGTAGACGAAGCATTGGTATTTATTTCTAAGCAAAATGTCTTTAGTGATAAGAAAACTAATGTTCTTCAGCATCCACGTGCAAAAGAATTATCTAATAGCCCTGATGATGGGAAGTGGTATCGATACATTAGGTCAATGTCAAATATGGATGATTGGGATGCTAATGTTAATCACGAAAGATTAATTCACACGACAGCATCAAAGGTAATAGAAACAAGTTTACCAGTTAAATAG